In a single window of the Eshraghiella crossota genome:
- the upp gene encoding uracil phosphoribosyltransferase produces MLSNGKEVIMYNGNENITICDHPLIKHKITMLRMKTTGTNEFRALVEEIAVLMGYEALRGLEIEEIDVETPIERAKCPVIAGKKQAIVPILRAGLGMVGGLLTLMPAAKVGHIGMYRDEVTHEPHEYYCKLPNPIDQRKIFVVDPMLATGGSAVDAINLIKEKGGKDITFMCLIAAPEGLKRLSEEHPDVKIFVGNLDRELNENAYICPGLGDAGDRIFGTK; encoded by the coding sequence ATGTTGAGTAACGGAAAGGAAGTAATTATGTATAACGGAAATGAGAATATTACAATATGTGACCATCCTCTTATTAAGCATAAGATAACCATGCTTAGGATGAAGACCACAGGAACTAATGAATTCAGGGCTTTGGTTGAGGAAATTGCCGTGCTTATGGGATATGAGGCATTGCGTGGACTTGAGATAGAAGAAATAGATGTTGAGACTCCTATCGAGAGAGCAAAGTGTCCTGTTATTGCAGGTAAGAAGCAGGCTATTGTTCCTATCCTCAGAGCAGGTCTTGGTATGGTAGGAGGACTTCTTACACTAATGCCGGCTGCCAAGGTAGGGCATATAGGTATGTACAGGGACGAAGTGACACATGAACCACATGAGTATTACTGTAAATTGCCTAACCCTATTGACCAGCGTAAGATATTTGTTGTAGATCCTATGCTTGCAACAGGAGGGTCTGCGGTAGATGCAATTAACCTCATAAAGGAGAAGGGTGGTAAGGATATAACATTTATGTGCCTTATTGCAGCACCGGAAGGACTTAAGAGATTAAGTGAAGAACACCCGGATGTTAAGATTTTTGTTGGTAATTTGGACAGAGAACTTAATGAAAATGCATATATTTGTCCCGGACTCGGAGATGCCGGAGACAGAATATTCGGTACAAAATAA
- a CDS encoding HAD family hydrolase has translation MYTTVIFDLDGTLLNTLDDLMDSTNMALEAYGFPKRSHEEIRCFVGNGIRKLIERAVPDNTDIADTDKVFNEFKRLYQIHCNDKTGTYPGIIELLRELKKHNIKMGIATNKVKSAADKLNEIYFEGLIDEVAGVEDGIIPKPDRCMIDNLMKRLNATTDETLYVGDSQVDVATARNTGLDMVAVLWGFRTRKELEESGAMVFIDDPMEILDKVL, from the coding sequence ATGTATACAACAGTTATTTTTGATCTTGACGGAACCTTGCTTAATACTCTTGATGACCTGATGGACAGTACCAATATGGCACTTGAAGCATACGGCTTTCCTAAAAGGAGTCATGAGGAAATCCGATGTTTTGTAGGAAACGGTATCAGGAAGCTGATTGAGAGGGCAGTACCTGACAATACGGATATTGCCGATACAGACAAGGTTTTTAATGAATTTAAGAGATTGTACCAGATTCACTGCAATGATAAAACGGGTACATATCCCGGAATAATCGAACTTCTGCGTGAACTCAAAAAACATAACATTAAAATGGGAATTGCTACCAATAAAGTTAAATCAGCAGCGGACAAACTCAACGAAATCTATTTTGAAGGTCTGATTGATGAAGTTGCAGGAGTAGAGGATGGCATAATTCCAAAGCCTGACAGATGTATGATTGATAATCTGATGAAAAGACTTAACGCAACAACAGATGAGACGTTATATGTCGGGGACTCACAGGTAGATGTGGCTACGGCAAGAAATACAGGACTTGATATGGTGGCGGTACTCTGGGGATTCAGGACAAGAAAAGAACTTGAGGAATCAGGTGCCATGGTATTTATTGATGATCCCATGGAAATTTTAGATAAAGTACTATAA
- a CDS encoding HAD family hydrolase: MSKYKYLLFDIDDTLINFEKSFHNCAAKVLELGGCEITDRNVRRFKELNDIVWFSSGLEDIYEPYIKENYHRLYHKYVEDSLDKAINEFGLKGNYDDLMTCFNHSLGEEAYVNENAVKVLNILKDKYTLAVATNGLTIIQPYKLTKLPKVFDKIFISEEMNCMKPYPEYFKYITGYFNCQPEECLMIGDSLVNDIGGAGNSGIDSCYYNPGYLKKKTEIQPVYEIHDFVELLDIV; the protein is encoded by the coding sequence ATGAGTAAATATAAATACCTGTTATTTGACATTGATGATACATTAATAAATTTTGAAAAATCTTTCCATAACTGTGCAGCGAAGGTCCTTGAGCTCGGAGGCTGTGAAATTACCGACAGAAATGTCCGACGTTTTAAAGAGCTTAATGACATTGTATGGTTTTCTTCAGGACTTGAAGATATATATGAGCCATATATTAAAGAAAATTATCATCGGCTCTATCACAAATATGTGGAAGATTCATTGGATAAAGCAATTAACGAATTTGGATTAAAGGGCAATTACGATGACCTTATGACCTGCTTTAACCATTCACTTGGCGAAGAAGCTTATGTTAATGAAAATGCGGTCAAAGTGCTTAATATACTTAAGGATAAGTATACTCTTGCCGTTGCAACCAACGGGCTTACGATAATCCAGCCTTATAAACTGACAAAACTTCCGAAAGTTTTCGATAAAATTTTCATATCCGAAGAGATGAATTGCATGAAACCCTACCCCGAATATTTTAAATACATAACCGGTTATTTTAACTGTCAGCCCGAAGAATGCCTTATGATTGGGGATTCTCTGGTTAATGATATCGGCGGTGCCGGAAATTCAGGTATTGACAGTTGTTATTATAACCCCGGATATCTGAAAAAAAAGACTGAAATCCAGCCCGTATATGAGATTCATGACTTTGTCGAATTGCTTGACATTGTATAA
- a CDS encoding MATE family efflux transporter, producing MNRSIDLIKGNVFKSLVIFSLPFLFSNLFQQLYNTIDTYIVGNTLNEGSLAAIGACAAIFELLVGFAVGVGNGMSVVTAKYYGAGDKEMVRKSIASSFIIAVIVTVVMMIGSIFGLYPLLRVLKTPSDIIDEAYSYISIIALFVGVMLSYNLFSGILKAMGNSFMPLIFLIISTAINVVLDYIFIAVANMGIRGAAVATVIAEFTSAVLCMIYLFKKYREYLPGRKDFRYDGRLSGELWAQGLAMGFMSSIVSIGTVILQSSINKLGKHIIAGHTAARKIMAFSTLPITTVGLSITTFVSQNVGAEKPDRVRKGIRYGCIITTVWSVIALIILELLSPVLVKFLSGSEVDTVVTTGVNYLKFNVLFYIPLGILITLRCSLQGMGKKILPILSSVIELFGKVIFTFAVIPHMGYNGVIICEPVVWCAMAVYLVIAYIKAVPKSCPEA from the coding sequence ATGAACAGAAGTATAGATTTAATAAAAGGCAATGTATTTAAATCGCTTGTTATTTTTTCACTTCCATTTTTATTTTCAAATCTCTTTCAACAGCTTTACAATACAATTGATACATACATAGTCGGTAATACTTTAAATGAAGGATCCCTTGCAGCAATAGGTGCATGTGCGGCGATTTTTGAATTATTGGTCGGATTCGCAGTCGGTGTCGGAAATGGTATGAGTGTTGTAACCGCCAAATATTACGGAGCCGGTGACAAAGAGATGGTACGTAAATCCATAGCATCCTCTTTTATAATAGCTGTAATAGTTACCGTGGTTATGATGATTGGCTCAATTTTCGGATTATATCCTCTTCTCAGGGTGTTAAAGACACCTTCTGATATAATTGATGAAGCATATTCTTATATTTCGATTATTGCTTTATTTGTGGGCGTTATGCTGTCCTACAATCTCTTTTCGGGAATATTAAAGGCAATGGGCAATAGTTTTATGCCTCTTATATTTCTTATAATTTCAACAGCCATAAATGTGGTTCTTGACTATATTTTTATTGCTGTTGCAAATATGGGAATACGTGGAGCAGCAGTTGCAACGGTAATAGCTGAATTTACATCGGCAGTTTTATGTATGATATATCTTTTCAAAAAATACAGGGAATATCTGCCCGGCAGAAAGGATTTCAGATACGACGGCAGGCTTTCCGGAGAACTTTGGGCACAGGGACTTGCGATGGGATTTATGTCCTCAATTGTATCAATCGGAACGGTTATTTTACAGTCGTCTATTAACAAACTTGGAAAACACATTATTGCAGGACACACTGCTGCAAGAAAAATAATGGCATTCTCTACATTGCCGATAACCACAGTCGGACTATCAATTACAACCTTTGTTTCACAGAACGTGGGAGCGGAGAAACCTGACCGTGTCAGAAAGGGCATAAGGTACGGATGTATTATTACTACGGTATGGAGTGTGATTGCACTTATTATTCTGGAGCTATTATCTCCTGTACTTGTAAAATTTTTATCGGGTTCAGAGGTAGATACTGTTGTGACTACAGGTGTGAATTATTTAAAATTCAACGTCCTGTTTTATATTCCTCTGGGAATACTTATAACGTTAAGATGTTCATTACAGGGTATGGGCAAAAAAATATTGCCGATATTATCAAGCGTTATTGAACTGTTTGGAAAAGTGATTTTTACATTCGCTGTTATTCCACATATGGGATATAATGGCGTAATTATATGCGAGCCGGTTGTATGGTGTGCAATGGCGGTTTATCTGGTCATAGCATATATAAAAGCGGTGCCTAAATCATGTCCTGAAGCATAA
- a CDS encoding phage tail tip lysozyme, with protein sequence MKSEHNSFTNYSNINSTRINATSSFEDANRKAKLALKNLGFYAGPDDSDLSSSYAKKAIMNFQKVYGLNVTGTADSNTLIKLDVASNYKSKAAQALQKSSIPSQFYMDYYEKDNFARTWAFLCVGMGLSEAQASGVLGNIKAESNFSSDNAQGYAGAHNPDYKYNINDGKGYGIMQWTAKDRKYGLLQASNNLLSNVSDINVQLLYMRIESNTTYKSQWDTIKTLKDVNSVSDYFLKEIESPNKLNYAERRSYSNTIYNVMSKINYFT encoded by the coding sequence ATCAAATCAGAGCATAACAGCTTTACTAACTATTCTAACATAAACAGCACAAGGATAAATGCCACAAGTTCATTTGAAGACGCCAACAGAAAGGCAAAACTGGCACTCAAGAACCTTGGATTTTACGCTGGACCCGATGACAGTGATTTAAGCTCATCCTATGCAAAAAAGGCTATTATGAATTTTCAGAAAGTATATGGGTTAAATGTTACAGGAACTGCCGACAGCAATACACTTATCAAATTAGATGTTGCGAGTAACTATAAATCAAAGGCTGCACAGGCATTGCAGAAAAGTTCAATCCCATCACAGTTTTACATGGACTATTATGAAAAAGATAATTTTGCGAGAACATGGGCATTTCTATGCGTAGGCATGGGGTTAAGTGAAGCTCAGGCTTCGGGGGTTCTCGGCAATATCAAAGCTGAATCCAATTTTTCATCTGATAATGCACAAGGGTATGCTGGTGCACATAATCCTGATTACAAATATAATATAAATGATGGAAAAGGTTATGGAATTATGCAATGGACTGCCAAAGACCGTAAGTATGGGCTTCTACAAGCTTCTAACAATCTATTATCAAATGTTAGCGATATTAATGTGCAGTTATTGTATATGCGAATAGAAAGTAACACAACATATAAATCACAATGGGACACAATTAAAACTTTAAAAGATGTAAATAGTGTTTCCGATTATTTTCTTAAGGAAATTGAAAGTCCTAACAAATTAAACTATGCAGAAAGACGAAGTTATTCAAATACCATATATAATGTCATGTCCAAAATTAACTATTTTACTTAG
- a CDS encoding HAD family hydrolase: MYKNYIFDLYGTLIDIRTDEWSEEPWEEFAAWLTGNGMPYTGSEVKALYDNEVNRLTSVKTKYTSPEIDIIPVFEAICKKHRPDITDEEVWKAGEQFRIITTKMIKLYPNTKKVLTGLKKAGKKVYLLSNAQRVFTWQELVKTGIVDDFDDIFISSDEGCKKPDPEFYKKLINKHNLDITECIMIGNDSTSDIAGANAVGMDALYVRTAISPENDPVPDCRYVFEDGDIGHVLDI; the protein is encoded by the coding sequence ATGTATAAAAATTATATTTTTGATCTATACGGAACACTTATAGATATCAGAACGGATGAATGGAGCGAGGAACCATGGGAAGAATTTGCCGCATGGCTTACTGGCAACGGCATGCCATATACCGGAAGTGAGGTTAAAGCTCTTTATGATAATGAAGTTAACAGGCTTACGTCAGTTAAGACTAAATACACAAGTCCTGAAATTGATATAATCCCTGTATTTGAAGCAATATGCAAGAAGCACAGACCGGACATCACAGATGAAGAGGTGTGGAAAGCAGGAGAACAGTTCAGGATAATTACAACTAAAATGATTAAGCTTTATCCTAATACCAAAAAGGTACTTACCGGACTTAAAAAGGCTGGGAAAAAAGTATATCTTCTTTCTAATGCGCAGCGTGTATTTACATGGCAGGAGCTTGTGAAAACAGGTATTGTGGATGATTTTGATGATATTTTTATATCATCAGATGAAGGCTGCAAGAAACCGGATCCTGAGTTTTATAAAAAACTTATCAATAAGCATAATCTTGATATAACAGAATGCATAATGATTGGTAATGACAGTACAAGTGATATTGCCGGGGCAAATGCAGTAGGAATGGATGCACTTTATGTGAGAACGGCTATTTCGCCTGAGAATGACCCTGTACCTGATTGCAGGTATGTATTTGAAGACGGAGATATTGGACATGTTCTTGATATTTAG
- a CDS encoding aldo/keto reductase → MSYTPNSTRYNAMMYRNAGKSGLKLPAISLGFWHNFGNYNNVQDMKAICFAAFDNGVTHFDLANNYGFEAGAAERNLGRILTEDLHAYRDELVISTKAGFEIWPGPYGRGGSRKYLSLCIDKSLDRMGIDYVDIFYHQCMDRDTPLEETMQALNQIVQSGKALYIGLSNYDGDTLKKATAILNDLKCPYIVNQNRYSIFDRTIDQNGVKEATANSGKGLIVYSPLEQGLLTGRYLNGTIPADSRMASASPFLTSDALTPDMLSKLTRLSEVAALRGQTLSQLAISWALRDENVSSVIIGASRPEQLLEDLGAIGSMPLNFKDLALIDQIALS, encoded by the coding sequence ATGAGTTATACACCAAATTCCACAAGATACAATGCAATGATGTATCGTAATGCTGGTAAGAGCGGTCTTAAGCTTCCGGCTATTTCACTTGGTTTCTGGCACAATTTCGGTAACTACAACAATGTTCAGGACATGAAGGCAATATGTTTTGCCGCATTTGACAACGGAGTTACACATTTCGATCTTGCAAACAACTATGGTTTTGAAGCAGGTGCAGCAGAAAGAAACCTTGGTCGTATCCTTACAGAGGATTTACATGCCTACAGAGATGAGTTGGTTATTTCCACAAAAGCCGGTTTTGAAATCTGGCCCGGTCCTTACGGACGTGGAGGAAGCCGTAAATATCTTTCACTTTGTATTGATAAGTCTCTTGACAGAATGGGTATTGATTATGTTGATATCTTCTATCACCAGTGTATGGACAGGGATACTCCTCTTGAAGAGACAATGCAGGCTCTTAATCAGATTGTTCAGAGTGGTAAGGCTCTTTACATAGGTCTTTCCAACTATGACGGAGATACACTTAAGAAAGCAACAGCTATTCTTAATGACCTTAAGTGTCCATACATAGTGAATCAGAACCGTTATTCTATCTTTGACAGAACCATTGACCAGAACGGTGTCAAGGAAGCAACAGCCAATTCAGGCAAGGGGCTTATCGTATATTCACCGCTGGAGCAGGGTCTCCTTACAGGAAGATATCTTAACGGTACAATTCCTGCTGACAGCCGTATGGCTTCAGCCAGTCCTTTCCTTACAAGTGATGCACTTACTCCTGATATGTTAAGCAAGCTTACAAGACTTAGCGAAGTAGCTGCATTAAGAGGTCAGACTCTTTCACAGTTAGCTATAAGCTGGGCATTAAGGGATGAGAACGTATCCAGTGTTATTATCGGTGCTTCAAGACCTGAACAGCTTCTTGAAGACCTGGGTGCAATTGGCAGTATGCCACTCAATTTCAAGGATCTTGCACTTATCGACCAGATTGCATTATCATAA
- a CDS encoding YgiQ family radical SAM protein, with protein MKDFLPISKEDMKKRGWEQVDFTYVIGDAYVDHSSFGPAIISRVLESRGFKVGIIAQPDWKNEESINVFGRPRLGFLVSGGNMDPMVNHYTVSKKRRKTDAYTPGGVIGKRPDHATVVYCNLIKKLYKDSPIIIGGIEASLRRLAHYDYWSDSLKRSILLDSQADIISYGMGEHSIVEIAEALDSGLDVKDVTFIDGTVYKTKEIENVYDYEMLPSYEDLKADKLNYAKSFNIQYMNTDPFTGKRLVEPYDKGIYVVQNPAAKPLTQIEMDDVYALPYMNTYHPVYEKDGGVPAISEIKFSITSNRGCFGSCSFCALTFHQGRILQTRSHESIIEEAKAMTEEPDFKGYIHDVGGPTANFRQPACGKQMEHGACKNKQCLFPEPCKNMKIDHKDYISLLRELRKIPKVKKVFVRSGIRFDYAIADKDHTFIRELCKYHVSGQLRVAPEHVSDNVLKLMGKPGNDVYEKFVKECEHINEELGLKQYLVPYLMSSHPGSTLKDAIKLAEYVRDIGYMPEQVQDFYPTPSTISTCMYYTGVDPRTMEPVYVARNPHEKAMQRALIQYKEPSNYELVKEALIKEKRQDLIGFGGRCLIPPRKIEHHKKKR; from the coding sequence ATGAAAGATTTTTTACCTATATCAAAGGAAGATATGAAGAAAAGAGGATGGGAACAGGTGGATTTTACCTATGTCATAGGTGATGCTTATGTTGACCATTCGTCATTCGGACCTGCGATAATCAGCAGGGTTCTTGAATCAAGAGGGTTTAAGGTGGGAATAATTGCCCAGCCTGACTGGAAAAATGAGGAAAGCATAAATGTTTTTGGCAGACCAAGGCTTGGCTTTCTTGTATCCGGCGGCAATATGGATCCTATGGTAAATCATTACACGGTTTCAAAGAAAAGAAGAAAAACAGATGCCTATACACCGGGCGGGGTTATAGGAAAAAGACCTGACCATGCCACGGTTGTGTACTGCAATCTTATAAAAAAATTATATAAAGACAGTCCGATTATAATCGGAGGAATTGAAGCAAGTCTAAGAAGGCTTGCACATTATGATTACTGGTCCGACAGCCTTAAAAGGTCAATTCTTCTTGACTCACAGGCTGATATTATTTCTTATGGAATGGGAGAACATTCCATTGTTGAAATAGCGGAAGCACTTGATTCGGGACTTGATGTAAAAGACGTTACATTTATTGATGGGACTGTATATAAGACAAAAGAAATTGAAAATGTGTATGACTATGAGATGCTGCCTTCTTATGAAGACCTTAAGGCTGACAAGCTTAATTATGCAAAAAGTTTTAATATACAGTATATGAATACGGACCCATTTACAGGTAAAAGACTTGTAGAGCCTTATGACAAGGGGATTTATGTGGTTCAGAATCCTGCTGCCAAACCCCTCACACAGATTGAGATGGATGATGTATATGCCCTGCCTTATATGAATACATATCATCCTGTATATGAAAAAGACGGAGGTGTGCCCGCCATCTCTGAAATCAAGTTCAGCATAACAAGCAACAGAGGATGTTTTGGCTCCTGCTCTTTTTGTGCTCTTACATTTCATCAGGGACGTATACTCCAGACAAGAAGCCATGAGTCAATAATTGAAGAAGCCAAGGCAATGACTGAAGAGCCTGATTTTAAAGGATATATCCATGATGTGGGCGGACCTACCGCTAATTTCAGACAGCCCGCCTGCGGTAAACAGATGGAGCATGGGGCATGCAAAAATAAGCAATGTCTTTTTCCTGAACCTTGTAAGAACATGAAAATAGACCACAAGGATTACATTAGCCTTTTAAGGGAATTGAGAAAAATACCTAAGGTGAAAAAAGTATTTGTACGTTCGGGAATCAGATTTGATTATGCCATCGCCGATAAAGACCATACTTTTATCAGGGAATTATGTAAATACCATGTGAGCGGGCAGTTAAGGGTTGCACCTGAACATGTGTCGGATAACGTTCTGAAATTAATGGGTAAACCGGGTAATGATGTATATGAGAAATTCGTTAAAGAGTGTGAGCATATTAATGAAGAACTTGGACTTAAACAGTATCTTGTACCATATCTTATGTCGTCACATCCGGGTTCAACACTTAAAGATGCGATTAAACTGGCAGAATATGTAAGGGATATCGGATATATGCCGGAACAGGTACAGGATTTTTATCCAACGCCGTCAACGATTTCCACATGTATGTATTATACCGGAGTTGATCCAAGGACGATGGAGCCGGTGTATGTTGCCAGAAATCCTCACGAAAAGGCAATGCAGAGGGCACTTATACAATACAAAGAACCATCTAACTATGAACTTGTAAAGGAAGCCCTTATAAAAGAAAAAAGACAGGACCTTATCGGATTTGGAGGCAGATGCCTTATTCCGCCAAGAAAAATTGAGCATCATAAAAAGAAAAGATAA
- a CDS encoding IMP cyclohydrolase — translation MLKKSLAEELSSTTYPGRGIVIGKTPDGKKAAIAYFIMGRSENSRNRIFVKDGEGIRTEAFDPSKLEDPSLIIYAPVRVLGNKTIVTNGDQTDTIYDLMDKQYTFEQALRTREFEPDAPNYTPRISGVLHFDNGSFNYAMSILKSNNGNPKACNRYTFAYENPVAGEAHFIHTYMGDGNPLPSFEGEPTLVDVPDNMEDFADLVWNNLNNDNKVSLFVRYINIEDGSYETKIINKNN, via the coding sequence ATGTTAAAAAAATCACTGGCAGAAGAACTTAGTTCTACCACTTATCCGGGAAGAGGAATCGTTATCGGAAAGACTCCTGACGGAAAGAAAGCAGCTATTGCTTATTTTATTATGGGAAGAAGTGAGAACAGCCGTAACCGTATTTTTGTAAAAGACGGAGAAGGCATCCGCACAGAAGCTTTTGACCCTTCCAAATTAGAAGACCCAAGTCTTATTATCTACGCCCCGGTAAGAGTCCTTGGCAATAAGACAATCGTTACCAACGGTGACCAGACAGATACAATTTATGATTTAATGGACAAGCAGTATACTTTTGAACAGGCTCTCAGAACGAGAGAATTTGAACCTGATGCGCCTAACTACACTCCTAGAATTTCAGGTGTACTTCATTTTGACAACGGTTCATTTAACTATGCCATGTCTATTTTAAAAAGTAATAACGGCAACCCAAAAGCCTGCAACAGATACACTTTTGCATACGAAAACCCGGTAGCCGGAGAGGCTCATTTTATACACACATATATGGGTGACGGCAATCCGCTTCCAAGCTTTGAAGGTGAACCAACACTTGTTGACGTTCCTGATAATATGGAGGATTTTGCAGACCTTGTGTGGAACAATCTTAACAACGATAACAAAGTTTCACTTTTTGTAAGATATATCAATATTGAAGATGGTTCATACGAGACAAAAATAATCAACAAAAACAATTAA
- a CDS encoding DUF3810 domain-containing protein, translating into MEKNNKRKLTPYWKSVIILSGVIIICNILARIRAVCDFYVDNIFFVWSNTYGRITGIFPFSVGGVLIIAAVMIVIAALVLGILLIFLHRKTGFKRRAVCFYKVNLIIALVTGLIMTLNCSALYRCSKISDRCREYGTSELKEVCDYVVNKCNELSKQIERNENGEAVYNGDIDKAISLAVKKMAGTNKRYRGYTPDAKPFLFSYIAYKQELIGEYYPFTMEANYSVYMNDLAYAYTVCHELSHLKGYIYEDEANYMSFITCIESDDLFLQYAGYISVAAYIWNDYMNVADDKNMDNFDEIILENDFEVYKKNVEELVAKDRTFESMDWVAKVEDTITGSSMNYYKAEYNYDEVTKLVLMYYDSLGMFD; encoded by the coding sequence ATGGAAAAAAATAACAAAAGAAAATTAACACCTTATTGGAAAAGCGTTATTATACTTTCCGGGGTAATAATTATATGTAATATCCTTGCAAGAATCAGGGCGGTATGTGATTTTTATGTGGATAATATTTTTTTTGTATGGTCGAATACCTATGGACGCATAACCGGTATTTTTCCTTTTTCGGTAGGCGGGGTCCTGATTATAGCAGCAGTGATGATAGTAATTGCTGCACTGGTATTGGGTATACTTTTAATATTTTTACATCGTAAGACAGGATTTAAAAGGAGAGCGGTCTGTTTCTATAAGGTTAATTTAATTATTGCACTTGTTACGGGGCTTATTATGACGCTTAACTGCTCAGCTCTTTACAGATGTTCCAAAATAAGTGACAGATGCAGGGAATACGGCACTTCAGAGTTAAAAGAAGTATGTGATTATGTTGTAAATAAATGCAACGAGCTTTCAAAACAGATAGAACGTAATGAAAATGGAGAGGCCGTATATAACGGGGATATAGATAAAGCAATCAGCCTTGCGGTTAAAAAAATGGCTGGGACTAATAAAAGATACCGTGGATATACACCCGACGCAAAGCCTTTTCTTTTCAGTTATATAGCATATAAGCAGGAACTTATCGGAGAGTATTATCCTTTTACCATGGAAGCAAATTATTCCGTGTATATGAATGATCTGGCATACGCATATACGGTGTGCCACGAGCTCTCCCACCTGAAAGGATATATATATGAAGATGAAGCAAATTATATGTCGTTCATAACCTGTATTGAAAGCGATGATCTTTTTTTGCAATATGCGGGTTATATAAGTGTTGCGGCATATATCTGGAATGATTATATGAATGTTGCGGACGATAAGAACATGGATAACTTTGACGAGATTATTCTGGAAAATGACTTTGAAGTATATAAAAAAAATGTTGAGGAGCTTGTAGCAAAGGACAGGACTTTTGAATCAATGGACTGGGTTGCGAAGGTTGAGGATACAATAACCGGCTCATCAATGAATTATTATAAAGCAGAGTATAACTATGACGAAGTAACAAAGCTTGTTCTTATGTATTATGACAGTCTGGGTATGTTTGACTGA